A section of the Halopiger aswanensis genome encodes:
- a CDS encoding XapX domain-containing protein has translation MSTQLTVLALLAGLFTGALFRFLNVPIPAPPELPGIMGIVGIFLGYRVIEYFDVDVAVLLEALGI, from the coding sequence ATGTCGACGCAACTTACCGTCCTCGCGCTTCTGGCCGGCCTGTTCACCGGCGCGCTGTTTCGCTTTCTGAACGTTCCGATCCCTGCACCGCCGGAACTGCCCGGCATCATGGGGATCGTCGGCATCTTCCTCGGCTACAGGGTCATCGAGTACTTCGACGTCGACGTCGCCGTTCTCCTCGAGGCGCTGGGCATCTGA
- a CDS encoding redoxin domain-containing protein, translating into MATSGDSAPDFTAPLANGDIESFTLSERLEDEAPIVLAFFPGSFTGVCTDEMCTFQDRLANFNELDATVYGISRDTPFTLNEFRDQNDLEFGLISDLNKEIIDEYDLEMDFDDLGVYGVAKRSVFVVDGDGEITYSWVSDDPGVEPDYDEVEAAVEELA; encoded by the coding sequence ATGGCAACGAGTGGAGATTCCGCACCCGACTTCACCGCACCGCTCGCAAACGGCGACATCGAGTCCTTCACGCTCTCGGAGCGTCTCGAGGACGAGGCACCGATCGTCCTCGCCTTCTTCCCCGGTTCGTTCACCGGCGTCTGCACCGACGAGATGTGTACGTTCCAGGACCGACTCGCGAACTTCAACGAACTCGACGCGACGGTCTACGGCATCAGCCGCGACACGCCGTTTACGCTCAACGAGTTCCGCGACCAGAACGACCTCGAGTTCGGTCTCATCAGCGACCTGAACAAGGAGATCATCGACGAGTACGATCTCGAGATGGACTTCGACGATCTGGGCGTCTACGGCGTCGCCAAGCGCTCGGTCTTCGTCGTCGACGGCGACGGCGAGATCACCTACTCGTGGGTCAGCGACGACCCCGGCGTCGAACCCGACTACGACGAAGTCGAGGCGGCCGTCGAAGAGCTAGCCTAA
- a CDS encoding HD domain-containing protein has translation MSDSTVDDESGRVYAPDAAHNFPDEKLNEVLEFIETDEEIQTYLEAQNVNAVDRMRYNDHGAKHIEIVRNRALCLYDLLKAGGVEFHAQQQGLAEEDEAVIIALAATLHDVGHVVHRDEHVYYSIPLAADILDRVLPNFYDLAETVRVKGEVLHAILCHHTAETPLTTEAGVIRVADALDMESGRSRIPYEQGGRGINTLSSQAIQRVTLTEGDSRPVMVEIAMTNAAGVYQVDNLLKAKLRNSGLEDEIRIVAVNTNETTDQLVERIEL, from the coding sequence ATGAGCGATTCGACTGTCGACGACGAGTCCGGTCGCGTCTACGCCCCCGACGCCGCGCACAACTTCCCCGACGAGAAGCTCAATGAGGTCCTCGAGTTCATCGAAACCGACGAGGAGATCCAGACCTATCTCGAGGCGCAGAACGTCAACGCGGTCGATCGGATGCGGTACAACGATCACGGGGCGAAGCACATCGAGATCGTTCGCAACCGGGCGCTCTGTCTCTACGACCTCCTGAAGGCCGGCGGCGTCGAGTTCCACGCCCAGCAGCAGGGACTCGCGGAGGAAGACGAAGCGGTCATCATCGCCTTAGCGGCGACGCTGCACGACGTCGGCCACGTCGTCCACCGGGACGAACACGTCTACTACTCCATCCCGCTCGCGGCGGACATCCTCGATCGAGTCCTGCCGAACTTCTACGATCTCGCCGAGACGGTCCGCGTGAAAGGTGAGGTGCTCCATGCCATTCTCTGTCACCACACGGCTGAGACGCCGCTGACGACCGAGGCCGGCGTCATCCGCGTCGCCGACGCCCTCGATATGGAAAGCGGCCGCTCGCGCATCCCCTACGAGCAGGGCGGGCGCGGGATCAATACCCTCTCGAGTCAGGCGATCCAGCGCGTTACCCTGACCGAGGGCGACAGCCGCCCCGTCATGGTCGAAATCGCGATGACCAACGCCGCCGGCGTCTATCAGGTCGACAACCTGCTGAAGGCCAAGCTCCGCAACTCCGGCCTCGAGGACGAGATCCGGATCGTGGCGGTCAACACGAACGAGACGACCGACCAGTTAGTCGAGCGGATCGAGCTCTAA
- a CDS encoding helix-turn-helix domain-containing protein yields the protein MNPTTAQGLDVSMPEDLASPRAKLVYLYLEAFGSATADELRSALDVNKSTVLSITGTLRERGHLERRNGRYELV from the coding sequence ATGAACCCGACAACGGCGCAGGGACTCGACGTGTCGATGCCGGAGGATCTCGCTTCGCCGCGTGCGAAGCTGGTCTATCTCTATCTCGAGGCGTTCGGCAGCGCAACGGCCGACGAGCTTCGATCGGCACTCGACGTCAACAAGAGCACCGTCCTCTCGATCACCGGCACCCTTCGCGAACGCGGCCACCTCGAGCGACGAAACGGTCGGTACGAACTGGTTTGA
- the tatA gene encoding twin-arginine translocase TatA/TatE family subunit, which produces MVAEIAPLFIPGAPGGPELLIILFIAILLFGANKIPKLARSTGEAMGEFQKGREKVETELEEMRETGDFDDLDEDDDDFVDTEPVTSEESETQTETETN; this is translated from the coding sequence ATGGTAGCCGAAATTGCACCGCTGTTCATCCCCGGTGCACCCGGGGGTCCGGAACTACTGATCATCCTTTTCATCGCCATTCTGCTCTTCGGGGCGAACAAAATCCCGAAGCTCGCCCGATCCACCGGCGAGGCCATGGGCGAGTTCCAGAAGGGGCGTGAAAAGGTCGAAACGGAACTCGAGGAAATGCGCGAAACCGGCGACTTCGACGACCTCGACGAGGACGACGACGACTTCGTCGACACGGAGCCGGTCACCTCCGAGGAAAGCGAGACCCAGACCGAAACGGAAACCAACTAA